One Ignavibacteria bacterium genomic window, GGTCATCGTGCTGAGTTCATCCGTTATCTGCTGTGCACCATAGAGATTGAGTTCGAAGCGTGCTTGTGTGTTGCCGTACGCATTCACGTAGAGGGAGGGGGCTGTGCGTGGATCGTGCATACAGATGTTGATCTGACCAGTCATGGACTCATATCCATTGGTGACGGTAGAAGCCCCTTTGGAAATACTGATCGACTCCATGAAGGGTCCGGGCACGTGATCGAGTCCGTACGGCATCTCAAGTGAGCGAACTAACGGCACAGCCTCGATCAAGAACTGTGTATAGAGACCGCGCAGTCCAAGCAGTTGGATCTGCTTTGCGCCACTGACAGCATCGGCAAAGGACACTTCCACGGACGGGTTCTTCTCAAACGACTCAGCAAGAGAACAACACGCAGCTTTCACCAGATCCTTCTTAGTGATCATCTCCGTCTTTTGCGGGGCTCGAGTGATTGTAGGCTGGTCTGCTTCTACGGTCACTACATTCTCCGTCCGTAGCTGCAGTACGATCTCTATCGTGTCAGTTGGTGCCACGACGTACTGCGTCTCATATCCGGCATAGCGGATCTCCAGCGTATCTGTTTGGGCCGACCGTTTGATCATGAAGTGCCCATCGGCCGAGGTCAGCGTTCCTTCACGTGTTCCCTTCCACAGGACCGTGGCGCTGCGTAACGGGTCTCTTTCAGTTCGTAGACCTTCGGCTGTCACACGTCCATGAAGGACGGACTGCGCTGCAAGACCGATCGGCAGACAAGAAAGGGCAAGCCAAGCAGCGGCTCGCAGAAGGTTCAATGACATTGTTACCTCATTCCGTTCAACACAGAAAGACCGCCTGGCACCTTGCCGGGGGTCTGGGAGTGGGACGGTAGAGGTCTAGATCCTAAAAAGGCAAAGTTTCGACCGGTCAGGGGGCTCTGCCGGTGTCCTGTCCACTTGTTCCTGGAGCGGGCGCGTTAGGCCCGTCTGAACGAGGTCACCCACGAGTTCAAAGGCCATTCCTTCACACTCAGAGGGGGAAGGTGCGCCGATGTGCGAGACCTGACCTTCATTTTTTACGGAGGTAACTGAAACTTCATCCGTGCAGCAGGATTCTTCCTCACAACAATCTTCCGGCGGGCAACTTTCTGCCACCGCTTCTCCCCCACAGTAGTGGATCATCACAGGCAGTCCTGTGGTGGCTGCAAAAAACAGCACCAGGGAAACAACGGCGATGAGGGGGCGAAGCTGGAACATTGTCTTGCAAAACTACGTATCTGAGGCTTGTGGACGATATTTTCTTGGTGGGATTGTCCAGTTTCAGTACGTTACAACCGAAAACGTCCAAGTACAGGAGGGGTCCATGCCTGACGTCATTAAGCACTACAGCACCGAAGAGGTTACCGTTGTGTGGCAACCTGAAAAGTGCATCCATTCTGCACACTGCTTCAGGAACCTGCCAAGTGTCTTCAATCCACGCGTAAAACCGTGGGTACAACCTGAAAATGCCGAATCGGCCGAGCTTGTTTCGGTGGTGCGAGGTTGCCCAAGCGGTGCACTCTCGATCGCCAAAGGAGCCGGAGCTGCAGAGGAGTAACTTTCCGGCGCGGCATTCGTCTTTTTCTCTTGTGCGGTGGATAATCCACCGTCCGCATTCGTATCTTTGCTCTATGCGACGACTAGCCCTCATCATAGGAATTCTTGCAGTGACATCCGTTGCTGGTGTTGCCGTGCAGGTAACGCTGCAGTATTTCCAGGCAAAGTCCAATGGAACGTCCGTTTCTCTCGAGTGGAAGTCGAACAACGAGCCTGATCTCGTTCAGTATGAGATCGAACGCGCCGGCGAAGACAATGCCTTTCGTTATATCGCAACTGTCCAAGCCAAGGGCAACAATCAATCCTATACCTATCGTGACGATGAAGCTTTTGGCAAGCGCGATGGGAATGACGGCTCTGTAGCTCGCAACTATTTTACCTATCGCCTCAAGATGATCGGTGCCGACCAGAACACGAGTTATTCGAACACCGTGGGCGTAACGCATAATGTGAGCGGTATCAAACGCACGTGGGGCATGATCAAGGAAATGTTCCGCTGACGTTGTTGGCGGTACTCCATCGCAATTCAGTCTCGCGAGCAGGTTTATTCCTGTTCGCGTTTTGTTTTTTCTCCCTTCCTCTTGCTGCACAGCGATCCTTTCAGTCGCACTGCGGTTTTGCTGTACAGACCACTCCCGAACTCGTGCGCAAGGTTCAGGCAGGCATTCAGGCCGGCCAACGACCTGTGCTCCCCTTCTTTGTTGATGCCACTTCCGGTCGTTTCCGCGTCCACTATGCAACAAGCGGACCCGATGCTGTTGATGTTTCGGACCTCGATGGAAACTCCGTACCAGACTATGTGGATGAGTGCATCCGCACGTTGGAACACGTCTATCGGGCTGAGATCGATACACTAGGGTACTTGCCACCTCCCTCGGATGGAGTAGACGGTGGAAATGGGGCGATCGACGTATACGTTCGAGACCTCAGTCAAGCTGGTCCGTCGGGGAGCAGTTTGTATGGTGTAACAACACTCGATAAGATCATCAGCTCTTCGCCGATCGACCGATACACCACCTGGATGGACGTTGACAACAACTTTGCCGAAGCGGACCGCGACGCTTCGGGTAGGCCGGCTTATGCAACGTTCGGGATCGATGCATTACACGTTACATGCGCGCACGAATTCCATCATGTGATCCAGAATGGGAGGTACGGTTTAGCAACCTCTCAGCTCATGTTCTATGAGCTGTCCTCAACGTGGATGGAGTTACGCATTTGGCCGGAGGTTCGCGACTGGGCGATCTACACCAATGAACTCTTTGCGGAACCTGAGCAGTGGCCATTCTCAGACCCAGCGGCGATCAACGGATACGTTTGGGGATGGTATGGCAATGTGATGCAGAACGTGTCGGCGAACACAATGCGCACCGCTTGGGAAAAGATCGGCTTGGGCATTCGACCTGCACAAGCAGTTGTTGATGCCTACTCACAACATGGCGCTGCCTTCACGGATGTGTTTTGTTCACAGCTTCCGATCTTCTATCAAACCGGATCGAGAGGACAAGAGAATACCGTGATTCCCGGTGCCGAGGATATCGATGAGATCAGACTCTATTCAGACGAACGCGCTATCGCACCGAGCGTTGTTTCATCCGGGGCACTGCGGGCATTTGAGGTGCGGGCGTTGCGTTTTTCTATACCATCCAACTCAGGTGCTGAGCCAATAAGCGTTGCCGTTCTTTTATCGTGGCCGAATGAAACAGCCTACGTCAATGGGAATGCTTTTACCGCTCTTTCATACACCGTTACCCTAACCAACAGTCCATTACCGAGCGATGCTATCGTTCCCGGCACCTCGTGGGGTGTGCGTGTCTCTCCGGAATCGATCTGCGTTACACTTGATGGTGCACAGACCCGAAAACCCGCCTCCCCCTATCCGCAACCAATTTCGATCTCAGCAACACGTTTGCTGTATGTACCAATAGCAGACGGGATCCCCGGTGAAAACGTCACCCTCTCCCTAATGACCGTCTCAACCATCGGCCTTTCAACCTCGAGCTCCACCGTAGTGCTCGACGGCGACCGAATCGTTGCACTCTTCGAACTTCCTGCCGATCTTACGCCCGGCACCTATCTCGTCCGCGTGGAGTCCAAGGACGGGTCCACCCTACTCAAGATCTCCGTACGCCGATGACAAGCTTCTCTCTCACCGGAGTTCGAAAGTCCTACAACGGAAGAACTGTCCTCAGAGATATCGCTGTGTCCGGCACTTCGGGCGATGTGGTAGGTATACTTGGAGCCAACGGCAGCGGAAAATCCACACTAATGCGGATCATTGCCGGAGTCCTGCGTGCTGACGCTGGGGACATCTCTCTTACGGTGAATGGAACAGTGATCGAGTCCGAGCAACGACCGTTCTCCTGCGGATATGTAGCCCCCTACCTTCAGATCTACGACGAGTTCACTCCACGCGAACTGCTGCATGTACATGCCGAACTGCACGGGAAGAGATCATCCGAAGAGCATATCGATGCTGTCCTCCGCCGTGTCGGTCTGGACCGGTACACCAATGAGATCGTGCGAACATTCTCGAGCGGTATGAGACAACGTGTGTCTATTGCATTGGCTGTGAGTCTCATACCTCCCGTATTGATGCTCGATGAACCTTCAACTACGCTGGATACAAATGGCAGAGCGATCTTGATACAGGAGATCGTTGCACACCAGCAACGTGGCGGGATCGTCTTTCTAGCAACCAACGACGAACGAGAAAGAGAACTATGCACACACTCCATCACCGTCTCGCCCTCTGTATTGCAACAATCTGCCTAGCGGTTGTTCTGCCTGCGTGCGGTGATACGGCACAGGGTAAGGCCGACGAAACGAAGCGCAGCTCCGACACCTTGGCCATTAGCACGTGGAAACTTCCAAAGGAACTCAGTTTCTGCGGTGAACGGGTGCCGTTAGAGATTCCGGAGGTGCGTGAACGTGCAGAGCGAGAGTTCTACATCAATCTGCAAACACCCGGTCAGATCATCCTCTATATCAAGCGGTCCGGACGATACTTCCCAACGTTCGAAAAGCTGCTCAAAGAAGCCGGCGAGCCAGATGATCTGAAATACCTCAGTGTGGCAGAGAGCGCTCTGTTCATGGCTCGATCTCCCAAGGATGCTGTGGGGCTATGGCAGTTTATTCCGGGCACAGGCCGCGCCTACGGCTTAACGATCAACGATGAGGTAGATGAACGTCGCAACGTTGCCAAGAGCACGAAGGCCGCTATTGCCTATCTACGCGCAGGACGTGATGCAAATGGATCGTGGTCCAATGCTGCTGCCGGCTACAACATGGGACACGAGAACCTTAGTGGCAATGTCAAGTTCCAGCAGAAGGAAGATTACTACGATCTCTTCCTCAATGAAGAAACCTCGCGTTACATCCTCCGCATTGCCATGATCAAGCATTTGATGGAGCATGCACACGAATACGGCATCATCGTACCCAAATCAGAGCGCTATGACGAGCCCCCTACCCGCATCATACGGGAAAACGGAGCAGTTTCGAACTTGACGCAATGGGCCATTGCAAACGGCACAACGTATAAGGATGTGAAGCTCCTTAACCCTTGGATATTGGGTAGAGGCATTCCCGCACCAATGAACGGCAAGGCGTGGGAAATCCACATTCCGCGCTAGCGCGCGGTGCCATAGGCAGGGAGCTCAAGGATCGGTAGGTCTGGATGTGATGTTTTTACTTTCACCATGCCGGTAAACCCACCAACCTTCTTCGGCGTCAGTTTGGCTACGAGTTCTAGCTTCTCTTTCGACTTCAGGATCACAGCATCTCTGTAATTACATGTGATCCCATTGTCGGTGAACCAGTCGTAGAGTTTGATATCCTCGTCTGAGTTGTTCTCGACAAGGACGATCGACTCTGATTCCGTACCAACTTGAAGGTTCACGAAGTTGATAAACGGCATTGGATGTACTACAAGAACACGGTACATGAATGCCGTGAGCCAGATGGTTGTTTTCTTTTCTGTCGTGTCTGAAGAGGTGGCGTCAATCCACGACACTTCGATATTCTTCCGCACAGAACCAACCAGGGATGGGAAGACACTGAGTTGAACCTGCATCGTGGAAATCTCCCCAGGTGCAAGTTCGAGCTTGTCTGGATCCGTTTTTGTACATCCACATCCTGGATGGACATCTGTGATCTTCAGACGCTCGGTGCCAACATTCTTCATCTTGATCTCTGCGTCAAGATGTCCGCTGGCGGGTGGTTTTACTCTTCCCCAATCAAATGTGTCTCCGCCAACAACTTCTAGCCTTGCCTGTGCATGCGTAATAATAGCACCAACCATGCCTAGGCATAGAGTGACGATGATTATCCTCACAGCAGAGGTACTCCTGGATAGTATTACTGTTTTGGAGAGGCAGGGTTTTGAAACACGGGGCTTTGTGGCTCTTGAACGAAACCATACGCCTTGAGATCAATGTCTACATGGTCAGGATGCGATGACTTGCACTTGATCCCGCCGGTGTAGTTGCCCTTGACGGATGGGATCAGCTTTGCGATGATCTCCATCTTCTGGCCGGGCTTGAGAGTGACGCGAGTTGCTTGGTTGCAAACGATGCCACCTTCAGTGGACCAGTCTGAGAAGACAACATCTTGGTCGGAGTTGTTGGTCACTTCCATTTTCGATGATGACTCTTGTCCGATCTTGAGATCATTGAACGAGAAGTAGATCGAAGGCGTGAACATCAGTGCTCGTTGCACATCGGCCTTAAGCCAGATATAGCCAGAGCGAACAGTTGTGTCTGCACCAACCGGAATAGGTGTGTTATTCGAACGCATAGCTGTAAGGGCTTTGTTTCCTTCCAGATCTGCCCATGAAACCGTGATATTCTTCTGAACCGGGCCGGATTGAGCAGGGCTGATGTTGAGTTTGACCTTCATCGTACTGATCTCGCCCGGTGCGAGTTCGAATTTATCTGGATCTGTCTTTGTGCAACCGCAGCCCGGACGAACGTCCGTGATCTTCATCGAGCGGTCGCCAACATTCTTCATCTTGATCTCGGCCTCAAGGTGACCTTCTTTAGGGGGCTTAACTTTACCCCAATCATAGGTTTCACCACCAATAACTTCGAGTTTTGGTTGGGCAAGTGCGCCAACGGCTGCAAAACCGGCAACGGCAAGGACAACAAAAAGACGCTTGACCATACGAGAGTACTCCTGTCTGAAATTGCTTAGATCTCATCCACTGACGATGAAGCCACAAATATAGTATCGGCAGGCTAGAGCCCCTTCATCAGTCTGATCCGTGCCCCAAAATTGAGCATTCGCCAGTCATCTTGAGAAGTGACGCTGAAGAGCGGCATCCCTATCGATACCGAAGGGCTGAGATAGAAGCCCTTCGTTATGGAAATGTCGTACGCGATCTGGGCATAGGGTTCGATCTGAAACCGGTTTACAAAGTCGAGGAACGTATTTCCTAGCTCCTGCTCCTTGGAACGGGGGTTCTGGGTGAACAGATAGTAGTCTGGGGCCACAACGCGTTCTTTTTGGGTAAGCGACCCACCTGCATAGACGTGCAAGCGAACTCCGCCGCCGGCAGTGAGATGCGTGCCGAACAGTCGGGTCCCGATGCCGCCGTGAATGGTCACATAGGTCATCGCCCCCTCTAGAATGTACTCGGTCTGAAGGAGGTCGCCGTTGGATAATGGGACGGGTATTGACGGGGTGACAAATGAGGCGTTAACGAGGGTGAAGCCAATGCCGGCCTGTGCTGAAACACTGGCGGAAAGCCATTGTTCGCCAACAACACTGACGGTAAGGGGCAGACCGCGGCCTGCCTCATAGTCGCAACATGTGATCCCAACTTCTTGCTCGATGTATTCGAGCGAGCCACGGTGCATCGTATATCCTGAACCTACTTCGAGGCCTACATATTGTTTGGGAATGTGGTATGGCACTCGAGGAGAGGTCTGCCAATCAAATCCCTGTGCTGCAGAGCTCAGAGACATCAAGCACAACATGAGGAAAATGGCTATGGATCTCATCAGCGGCCTACCACAAGTGGAACGCTGAAGAAGACAGTTCCGGATCTGACAATGAGCGTATAGGCGGAAACCGGAAGATGTCCTACTGACATCGGGATCGTATGAACACCCGGGGCATATTCTGCCGGGGCAAGCACATCATACTCCCTTCCAAACGGGTCTACGAGTGCAACAGATACCGTCCTTCGGTCTTTCACGACGAAGGTGACGGTGGTGTGATCCGAGGCAGGATTGGGAAACACTCCTGCCAGCAATCGAACACCTGAGACAACGGTCTTATAGGAGAGTCCGCACAACGAGTCAAGCATGAATTGGCCTGAAACAGCTTCAACCGTAAGGACTGAACTGCAGCCTGCATTCCCAAAGGTCGTAGAACCAGTTGAGAATGAGACGTCTGTTGATGCGCTTTCACCCAAGAAGGTGTCGAAGAGGATGGTTACCAATTCCGGCCGTTCGAGGAAGTTCGCCGGGGCTTGCAAAGCCAATCTTAGTGATCCGCGAGGCTGCTCAGTTGCATCGACGACCTGAGCACCTTCGCTTGCCGTTCCTGTTTGCAGAACGCCACGATATCGAAGCAGATTCGGATTGAAATTCATGGTGAGTACGCAGCGATCCGTTGTTCGAACGCGCTCAGGTGTGGCAAGCACAGCTATTCCGGCCGTGGAGCCGGGACGCGCCGTTGTAATAGGCGGCACACCAACGCGGATACTGTCTGGCCGAACAACAACGGCTGTATACAGCACATCGTACGAGCGGATCAAGCTATTGGTGAAGAGCGTGATCGACCCTCGGAACGTGCCATCTGCCTCGGGTTCGTAGATACAACGAACAGATTGTGATTCTCCGGGAGCTAGTCGAAACGTCTGCGGATTGACTGTTATGCGTGCCGTTGACGGACTGATACGGATGGAGTCCACTCGCAATTCAGCATTCCCCACATTACGAACGGTGAATGTTCGTTCAACTGTTGAGGTGCACGTTTCGAGTAGCACAACTGTGCCAAAGTCGATCTCTCCTGGCGTCACCTGAATTTGCGGACGTTGACCGAACCCTTTGAAATGCCATTGCGTAAGCTGTGCTCCGTCCGGCACGCCATCGATCCCACGCTGAAGCAGATCCGTTCCCACCACGAATCGTATCCGGTGGTCTCCGCCATCGGTCGGCACGAAGGTGACATTGAGCGTATCGAACGCCCCTGTTCGTAACGTAGGGCCGGCATCGGCTAACGGTTTCGTAACAATAAACGCTGCCGTGTCCCGCTGGATGCCCACCTTACTCTCTGACAGAATGCCGATGTTGAGATTGCCATCATTTCGCACAATGATCTTTGCCGAGACACCTTGGCCATCGGTAGGAATGGCTCCAAAGTCCACTGTGTCCCCTCGAACCACGACTGGGAATTCGAGACCTATAGCACCGACGAGTGTGAGACGCTGCTCCACTCCAATGCCGGAGATAACGCCGGTTATGGTATCAGGCTTAGCCGTGATATCCGGACGATAGACCACGAGGAAATGTGCACTGTCCAGCCCCCTATTGTAAGGTCTGTATCGTGTGGTCCATACCACAGAATCTTCCGGACCGAACTGCACGTTCATAAACGTATCAACTTCGATCTCCGGTGGCCCCACGAGTGTTGTTTGCATCTCGAGGATCTGTCTGTCCACATTTACCCTACGCGAGATGGCATTATCCACCGTATAGGGCTGAGTTGGTGCAAGGGGCTGTGGGTTTACGTAGACCGAATCATAGGCGATCCAAGGCGTCGTAGAACCAAGGATACTCGTGGTCTTAAGTGCCCTCAGGCGGAAGGTTTTATCGAGCGATGCACCAAGCGGATCAAGACTATCCACAACTCGCAGCTTCAGCAGCGCCTCAACTACGCGATCCGGGGGGAAGAGTGGGTTGCCGGCGATCGCACGATAGATGACTGAGAACGTGCGCTTCGCTCCAGCTGGGATGTAGTACGGCAGGCGCTCTACGCGCTCGAACTCTTCCTTGCGTGGATCTTCGGGGGGAACACCCGGTACGTTGATGATCAGGTAATATGGGTCTGCCTGCGGATTCGTCTCAAGGATCCCGATGGTCGTAGCGCCGGTGTTCTCAACAACAAATGTTCGGGTTGTTGGAGACCCTTCTAGAGTGACGCCAAAATCCATGATCGTGTCTGCACGGTCGAACGGATTGCAGTACACCTCGGCTGCCGGTTGCGCGTAGGCACAAACCGCAGCAAACGTGACGAGACCAACGAGGAAGAGAGAACGGATCATGGTAAGGACCGTGGCCTTACCACCACGTACCGAAGATCGACAAGAGTTGCGTTGTGAACAGTCCCATCACGATCGTTGCAGCAGTCGTAACTGCGAGCGTGATACCGGCAAGACCCGACGAAGCAGGGGCATGTTCCGTTTGAGATTCCGTGAAATACATCTTCACGATCAGCCCAAGATAGAAGTACGCGCTCACTACAGAGGATACAACAGCAACGATCGTGAGCCAGGTGAATCCTGATTCAATGGCTGACACAAACAGAAGATATTTACCGAAGAAACCTGCGAAAGGTGGAATACCGGCGAGCGAGAGCATGAACACTGCCATTACAAAGGCAAGCGCAGGCTCACGCTTAGCAAGTCCTGCATAATCGCTGAGCTGGAGATTCTCTTCATTTCCACGCTCAAGAATACCGACCACGACAAATGCGCCGAGTTGCATAAAGACGTACGACGTGATGTAGAACGTGATCGCACTATATCCAGCATCGCTGTTTGACACGATACCCATTAAAAGGTATCCGGCATGTGCGATAGAAGAATACGCCAGCATTCTCTTGACGTTCGTTTGCGCCAGGGCCGTGAAGTTTCCAACGAGCATCGTGATCGCTGAGACCACGGCAATCATCTGTTGCAGCTGTGGAGTTAGTGTTGATGAGCTTGGCATCATCACAGCGAATACAGCGATAAAGGCACTGAAGGCAGCTGCCTTCCCTGCCGTGCTCATGAATGCCGTTACAACCGTAGGCGAACCTTCGTAGACATCCGGAGCCCATTGATGGAACGGAAATGCAGCAACCTTGAATGACAAGGCAACTGCAAGTAGAACCCCACCAATGGCCAGAAGTGCCGGAAACGGCGTGGAATTGCTCGCAACGACCCCTGCGATCACATCGTATTGAAGTGACCCAGTAGCCCCATACACCAAGGACATTCCATACACAAGGAATCCTGTGGCAAAGGCCCCAAGGAGGAAATACTTCAGAGCTGCCTCAACACTGCGGATGTTCGTTCGGAGGAATCCCGCCATCACGTAGAAGGAGATCGACATGAGCTCAATGCCAACGAAGAGTACTAAGAGGTTGTTGGCATGTGCCATAAGCATCATACCTGAGACCGCCGAGACAAGAAGCGTGTAATACTCGTCGAGCTCCGAATTCTCACGCTGCAGATATGGCCGTGCAGCGAACATGGCCAGAAGGCCAGCGCCACAGAACAGGACATCAAAGTAGTTGGCGAATCCACCAACAGAGATCATGCCTTCGAACGTCACACCCTTGTGTGAGGATGTTACGAGAGCAAGTGCTGCCGTAAGCACCAATGTTCCCGCATAGTAGCTGAACACAAGGCGCGTGTTATTGCGAATGAAGGCCTGAAGGGCGATACCGACGGCACCCAGCGCAAGCCAGATAACGATCAGCGGCATGGAGCCAAAGAGATCAATGTGCATGATGTCCAAACTTGAAGTGTTCCACCTTGCTGACTACTGCGCGGACGCTTTGCTCGGAAAATTTCATCAGAGTATTCGGCGCCACGCCTATCCAAATGATCAGGACGGCAAGGGGCACCAGCTGCCAATATTCACTTTTCGTGAGGTCACGGAGATGCTTGTTCTCAGGATTGTCATTCGTTCCGAACATCACGCGTTGATACATCCAAAGCAGATAAACCGCAGCGAAGATCACACCAGAGGCGCTGATAACGGCATAGGTCCAACTGCCCAAGAACGGACTGCGGAAGGCACCAAGAAGAGTGAGGTATTCCCCAACAAAACCATTGAGTCCCGGAAGGCCAACAGACGCGAACATGGCTATGGCAAAAAGGACCGCAAACTTTGGCATCACACTGGTGATACCGCCATATTCCGAGATCTCACGTGTATGGCGACGCTCATACAAAACGCCTACACAGAGGAACAACATGCCGGTTGAAAGACCGTGATTCACCATTTGGATCACAGCGCCCTGCACACCTTCGATCGTGAGCGAGAAAATGCCCAAGACAACAAAGCCGAGGTGACTCACGGATGAATACGCAACCAGTTTCTTGATATCCGTCTGTACCATGGCTACCAAGGCACCGTAAATGATACCGACCACGGCCAAGGCACTGATGGCACCCGCATACTCTGCTGAGGCTTGCGGGAAGAGTTCGAGATTGAATCGAATAAGACCGTAGGTACCCATCTTGAGCAACACACCGGCCAGAATCACAGAACCAGCTGTAGGAGCTTGAACGTGCGCATCCGGAAGCCATGTGTGGAGCGGGAACAGCGGGACCTTAATAAAGAACGAAAGGCCGAATGCAAAGAACAACCACGTCTGCACATCCATCGGTATGGTTGGTCCGATCATCCGGAGCTTCATGAGGTCGGCCGTGAAACCGATCCCGGCAGCCTTTGCAGCCAGCCCTAGCCAAATGATGGCAATGAGCATGAGCAGGGAGCCCACAAGCGTATAGAGGAAGAACTTGATCGCAGCATAGATACGATCCTTCCCACCCCAGATACCGATGATGAAGTACATCGGAATCAGAATAAGTTCCCAGAAGACATAGAACAGGAAGGTATCAAGCGCCATAAAGACGCCAGTCATCCCAAACTGCAGAAGCAGCATGAGAACGTAATACTCCTTGACGCTCTTTGTGATCGGACCGTAGGACGTCAGTAACGCTATCGGCATGATCAACGTGGTGAGCAAAACCAAGAGAAGTGAGGTCCCGTCCAAACCGATGCGGAAACCGGCATCGAGTGACGTGATCCACGGCAGATCGATCACGAACTGCATGGAGGCCGACGAGGCATCAAATGCGGGGAGGAGGAGGAGCGACGCTAGGAACGTCCCCACCGAAACCACAAGAGCCGTCACCTTGATCGCCTTGGTCTGTTCGCGATCAATGAACAACAGTGCGATCGAACCTGCAAGAGGTGCGAAAAGTGTAGCGAGCAACGCGACAACGCCCATATGCGAGCTGTTCCGTTCTTCGTGGTTAACGATGCATTTAGAAGCGGCGCAATATAGCAAAATGACCCTCCACAGCCGGGGTGAAAGCCGTCTTCGTATTCCGTACTTTTGTCCGCTATGGCAGAGACCACCACAGAGAAGCCGATTTCATTTCCTGAAAAGCTCCGTACCGAGCTTCTCAGATCGCCCTCTCCTGACGGTCAGGATGCCATTCTCGCGCTTGCACAGGACGAACTCCGGCGAATTCAGGATCCGTCCGAACGAGTCCGCATCCGCCACGTTCTGGCGCAGTACTACTCTCTCCAAGCGGATTTCACACAGGCTCATGCCGTATTGGATGAAGCTTCATTAGATAGTGGCAATGACGCCGGCCTGTTGTCTCATACGGCCTACGTGCGAGCATCTGTATACAATCGCCAGCATTGTTTTGATAAGGCACTGGAAACACTAGCCCCCTATCTCGACGAACAGTACACAGAGGCTGATCTCGATCTTGCAGCACGTGTGCACACGCTGTACGCCAGCATACTGGATTCTATGGGTGACCCTGAGGGAGCTCATGACGAGTATCGTTTGGCCATAGAACTTCGGGAACGCCTTGGCGAGGCGCGCGGGATGGCGATCGTGTATTACAACTTTGCGGAGAGCTGTGTCCGGCGCGATGAAGACGATGTTGCCCTGGAATTTTTTATTCGGGCATATGACATCGAAAAGGGGCTCGGAGATCTAGCTAGTCTCGCACAATCCGCCTGTCATATCTCGATCCTCCTGGCCCGCAAGGGTGAGAGAGATGAAGCCTTGAGGTTTGCTGATGAATCGATCGAGGTGGCAACAAGATCCGCAACACCTATGATCATAGCCCACGTGATGGCCAACAGAGCTTCAACCTTGGAGATCCTTGGCGACAGTGAGGGGCGTGAACGGGCTTTGCTGGATACGTTGGACTATTTGAAAGAGTATCCGATCGATGCAGTGCTTGGACCAGTGCTGGGAAACCTTGGCTCATTGTATTTGAACAGAGGCGAGCATGTACGTGCAGAGGCGTTCCTCCAGCCGGCTCTCGACATGTCTGTACGGGACGGCTATCAATACAATGAGGGCTTCTGGCTCTATTGTCTTGGAAAGCTCCGATTTGAAACTGGGCGCTACGCT contains:
- a CDS encoding (4Fe-4S)-binding protein; translated protein: MPDVIKHYSTEEVTVVWQPEKCIHSAHCFRNLPSVFNPRVKPWVQPENAESAELVSVVRGCPSGALSIAKGAGAAEE
- a CDS encoding ABC transporter ATP-binding protein, which codes for MTSFSLTGVRKSYNGRTVLRDIAVSGTSGDVVGILGANGSGKSTLMRIIAGVLRADAGDISLTVNGTVIESEQRPFSCGYVAPYLQIYDEFTPRELLHVHAELHGKRSSEEHIDAVLRRVGLDRYTNEIVRTFSSGMRQRVSIALAVSLIPPVLMLDEPSTTLDTNGRAILIQEIVAHQQRGGIVFLATNDERERELCTHSITVSPSVLQQSA
- a CDS encoding lytic transglycosylase domain-containing protein, whose translation is MHTLHHRLALCIATICLAVVLPACGDTAQGKADETKRSSDTLAISTWKLPKELSFCGERVPLEIPEVRERAEREFYINLQTPGQIILYIKRSGRYFPTFEKLLKEAGEPDDLKYLSVAESALFMARSPKDAVGLWQFIPGTGRAYGLTINDEVDERRNVAKSTKAAIAYLRAGRDANGSWSNAAAGYNMGHENLSGNVKFQQKEDYYDLFLNEETSRYILRIAMIKHLMEHAHEYGIIVPKSERYDEPPTRIIRENGAVSNLTQWAIANGTTYKDVKLLNPWILGRGIPAPMNGKAWEIHIPR
- a CDS encoding DUF1573 domain-containing protein, which codes for MRIIIVTLCLGMVGAIITHAQARLEVVGGDTFDWGRVKPPASGHLDAEIKMKNVGTERLKITDVHPGCGCTKTDPDKLELAPGEISTMQVQLSVFPSLVGSVRKNIEVSWIDATSSDTTEKKTTIWLTAFMYRVLVVHPMPFINFVNLQVGTESESIVLVENNSDEDIKLYDWFTDNGITCNYRDAVILKSKEKLELVAKLTPKKVGGFTGMVKVKTSHPDLPILELPAYGTAR
- a CDS encoding DUF1573 domain-containing protein, giving the protein MVKRLFVVLAVAGFAAVGALAQPKLEVIGGETYDWGKVKPPKEGHLEAEIKMKNVGDRSMKITDVRPGCGCTKTDPDKFELAPGEISTMKVKLNISPAQSGPVQKNITVSWADLEGNKALTAMRSNNTPIPVGADTTVRSGYIWLKADVQRALMFTPSIYFSFNDLKIGQESSSKMEVTNNSDQDVVFSDWSTEGGIVCNQATRVTLKPGQKMEIIAKLIPSVKGNYTGGIKCKSSHPDHVDIDLKAYGFVQEPQSPVFQNPASPKQ
- a CDS encoding choice-of-anchor D domain-containing protein — protein: MIRSLFLVGLVTFAAVCAYAQPAAEVYCNPFDRADTIMDFGVTLEGSPTTRTFVVENTGATTIGILETNPQADPYYLIINVPGVPPEDPRKEEFERVERLPYYIPAGAKRTFSVIYRAIAGNPLFPPDRVVEALLKLRVVDSLDPLGASLDKTFRLRALKTTSILGSTTPWIAYDSVYVNPQPLAPTQPYTVDNAISRRVNVDRQILEMQTTLVGPPEIEVDTFMNVQFGPEDSVVWTTRYRPYNRGLDSAHFLVVYRPDITAKPDTITGVISGIGVEQRLTLVGAIGLEFPVVVRGDTVDFGAIPTDGQGVSAKIIVRNDGNLNIGILSESKVGIQRDTAAFIVTKPLADAGPTLRTGAFDTLNVTFVPTDGGDHRIRFVVGTDLLQRGIDGVPDGAQLTQWHFKGFGQRPQIQVTPGEIDFGTVVLLETCTSTVERTFTVRNVGNAELRVDSIRISPSTARITVNPQTFRLAPGESQSVRCIYEPEADGTFRGSITLFTNSLIRSYDVLYTAVVVRPDSIRVGVPPITTARPGSTAGIAVLATPERVRTTDRCVLTMNFNPNLLRYRGVLQTGTASEGAQVVDATEQPRGSLRLALQAPANFLERPELVTILFDTFLGESASTDVSFSTGSTTFGNAGCSSVLTVEAVSGQFMLDSLCGLSYKTVVSGVRLLAGVFPNPASDHTTVTFVVKDRRTVSVALVDPFGREYDVLAPAEYAPGVHTIPMSVGHLPVSAYTLIVRSGTVFFSVPLVVGR